A genomic region of Vitreoscilla filiformis contains the following coding sequences:
- a CDS encoding response regulator transcription factor encodes MNLLLAEDDHLLADGLTTQLRQAGFTVEHAPNGAVAEFLLLKQPFDLAILDLGLPLVDGLTVLKRTRVVKPELPVLILTALDSLDDRVAGLNAGADDYLSKPFDFPELEARLRALLRRSRASSPAATDMGHLSFSRDTRRASVRGEPLELSPRESMLLDLLLTHRDKVVTKDQINATWAADRSTETSASTGGNNAIEVYIHRLRRKLEHSGLAIRTVRGLGYLLELDAPAA; translated from the coding sequence ATGAACCTCCTGCTTGCCGAAGACGATCACCTGCTGGCTGACGGCCTGACCACCCAGTTGCGCCAAGCCGGTTTCACTGTGGAACACGCCCCCAATGGCGCAGTGGCCGAGTTCCTGCTCCTCAAACAGCCTTTCGACTTGGCCATCCTCGATCTGGGGCTGCCTCTGGTCGATGGGCTGACGGTGCTCAAACGCACTCGCGTTGTCAAACCAGAGCTGCCCGTGCTCATCCTCACCGCCTTGGACAGCCTCGACGACCGCGTCGCCGGGCTCAACGCCGGGGCGGATGACTACCTCAGCAAACCTTTCGACTTCCCCGAACTCGAAGCCCGCCTGCGCGCCCTGCTGCGCCGCAGCCGCGCCAGCAGCCCCGCCGCCACCGACATGGGCCACCTCAGCTTCTCGCGTGACACCCGCCGCGCCAGCGTGCGCGGTGAGCCGCTGGAGCTGAGTCCACGGGAGTCAATGCTGCTCGATTTGTTGCTGACCCACCGCGACAAAGTCGTCACCAAAGACCAAATCAACGCCACATGGGCAGCCGACCGCAGCACCGAAACCAGCGCCAGCACCGGCGGCAACAACGCCATTGAGGTCTACATCCACCGCCTGCGGCGCAAGCTGGAGCATTCTGGGCTGGCCATCCGCACCGTGCGTGGCCTGGGCTATCTGCTGGAACTCGACGCCCCCGCCGCCTGA
- a CDS encoding AIPR family protein — MGGELNLLGDARGGGEVAGGREPLGMSGQSHWSSLYHSVQEYHTLKLRLPFQWSFANQHATGNMSTLKVNQIRGKIRAMFEPYLDVKDIGANDAEREQKILSRCLAAFAVYLRSGCSEKEASESVWDGVDDNGIDAAFFDESAKCVVFVQSKWINKGSGEPEAKDLNTFVKGVRDSIEQDPTNFHKRLQGRFSDIAFRIGTPGVSVELVVISTGASSLARHGNAVLDDFISELNGDDLDAIASKSIIGLAEVYSGLANDLSQSSVEIDATILDWSHVPSPHPAYFGLIDGLSLKFWWKTHGKSLVSSNIRHSLGSTEVNNEIKNSAAMAPQKFWYFNNGITLVANDVSKAPAGAASKSAGVFSFRGASIVNGAQTVSSLARVENDEQLGRVRVPIRVILLKDAPEGFGSEVTRTNNLQNRVEPRDFVAQDLEQKRIRQEMAIEGIDYQFVRSGDVVATATACELVEVTTALACATGESGHAVQIKTGIGRFFADLKKPPTKRCLIQRLAGQKHLMPRFCFGRLSAGSKKRNQAFLKRVARVGVFLFMGIEFLRPLFLRGLVLRSYHSQLRTFM, encoded by the coding sequence ATGGGGGGGGAGCTTAACCTGTTGGGCGATGCGAGAGGCGGTGGCGAGGTTGCTGGGGGACGTGAGCCGCTTGGTATGTCAGGGCAATCACACTGGTCTTCCCTGTATCATTCCGTTCAGGAGTATCACACTCTGAAACTGAGGCTGCCTTTTCAGTGGTCATTCGCTAATCAACATGCAACTGGCAATATGTCTACACTAAAAGTTAATCAAATTCGTGGGAAAATTCGAGCAATGTTTGAGCCATATTTGGATGTTAAGGATATTGGTGCCAATGATGCGGAGCGAGAGCAGAAAATATTAAGCCGATGCTTGGCTGCATTTGCTGTTTACTTAAGGTCGGGGTGCTCTGAGAAGGAGGCGTCCGAATCTGTTTGGGATGGTGTGGATGATAATGGAATTGATGCTGCATTCTTTGATGAATCGGCGAAGTGTGTTGTATTTGTGCAGTCGAAATGGATAAATAAAGGCTCGGGTGAACCAGAGGCAAAAGATTTAAATACTTTTGTTAAGGGTGTTCGTGATTCAATTGAGCAGGATCCGACGAACTTCCACAAACGTCTCCAGGGTCGTTTTAGTGATATAGCTTTTCGCATTGGGACTCCCGGAGTCTCGGTAGAGTTGGTTGTTATATCAACTGGTGCAAGTTCATTGGCTCGCCACGGAAATGCTGTGCTTGATGATTTTATTTCTGAGCTGAATGGTGATGATCTGGATGCTATTGCAAGTAAATCAATTATTGGTTTGGCGGAGGTGTATTCCGGTCTTGCAAATGACTTGTCTCAGAGTAGTGTTGAAATAGATGCGACTATTTTGGATTGGTCTCATGTGCCATCGCCCCATCCGGCCTATTTTGGCCTGATTGATGGTCTTTCACTTAAATTTTGGTGGAAAACGCATGGGAAAAGTTTGGTTTCGTCAAACATTAGGCATTCGCTTGGTAGTACAGAGGTTAATAACGAAATCAAGAATTCCGCTGCTATGGCGCCTCAAAAGTTCTGGTATTTTAATAACGGTATCACATTGGTTGCCAACGATGTATCAAAAGCACCCGCTGGGGCCGCATCAAAGTCAGCGGGAGTCTTTTCGTTTAGGGGGGCATCTATCGTTAATGGAGCTCAAACCGTAAGTTCTCTTGCTAGGGTTGAAAATGATGAGCAGCTTGGTCGGGTTCGAGTGCCAATTCGTGTTATTTTATTAAAGGATGCACCTGAAGGCTTTGGTAGTGAGGTAACTAGAACCAATAATTTGCAAAACAGGGTTGAGCCTAGAGACTTTGTTGCGCAGGATTTGGAGCAAAAAAGAATTCGGCAGGAAATGGCTATTGAAGGTATTGATTATCAATTTGTCAGGTCTGGGGATGTTGTGGCTACTGCAACTGCATGCGAGCTTGTTGAAGTTACGACTGCGCTTGCTTGTGCAACGGGCGAATCTGGCCATGCTGTTCAAATAAAAACGGGTATTGGTCGTTTTTTTGCTGACTTAAAAAAGCCCCCTACAAAACGTTGTTTAATCCAACGACTAGCGGGGCAAAAGCATTTAATGCCACGGTTCTGCTTCGGGCGATTGAGCGCTGGATCGAAAAAAAGAAATCAAGCATTTCTAAAAAGAGTGGCGCGCGTTGGGGTGTTCTTATTCATGGGAATAGAGTTCTTGCGGCCGTTGTTTTTAAGAGGATTGGTATTGAGAAGTTATCACAGCCAATTGCGGACTTTCATGTAA